One genomic segment of Rivularia sp. PCC 7116 includes these proteins:
- a CDS encoding RDD family protein: MSLCINPLCQKPENPDNTLFCFGCGSELLLEGRYRVVKELGGGGFGKTYEVNETRSNTNKVLKVLINNHPKAVELFQREAEVLKSLNHPGIPQVESDSYFVYFSRSSNEPLHCLVMEKIEGLDLWEYIRQRQQRPIDEKLAIQWLGEVVKILQQVHSQNFFHRDIKPSNIMLRPNGRLALIDFGSARQVTETYIAKQVQGQVTGIMTAGYSPSEQMHGQAIQQSDFFALGRTFVFLLTGREPGDFYNAQTGELKWREATLGVKPEFASLLDQMMEHIPSSRPENTQVILQKLAETNSHKPASKPANQSQGNIPPTILPDDYAAKEKNNYVSLIRRFFAYQIDFIFLSLIGIFTGGFLSSSLGFDNEFTSESMAGGLFGASGWFLGSLILSAPDISAIAQFSLVLNLILNWIYFTGLESSKLKGTLGKLLLGIKVVDLSNEKISFMQANIRYWSKLISIIMLMIGFIMTMFTSKKQGLHDMLAKTIVVRK, encoded by the coding sequence ATGAGCCTCTGTATTAATCCTTTGTGTCAGAAGCCAGAAAATCCTGATAATACTCTATTTTGCTTTGGCTGCGGTTCGGAATTGCTGCTGGAAGGGCGTTATCGGGTAGTCAAGGAACTTGGTGGTGGTGGCTTCGGTAAAACCTATGAGGTTAACGAAACCCGAAGCAATACCAACAAAGTGCTGAAAGTGCTGATTAATAATCATCCTAAAGCTGTGGAATTGTTCCAACGGGAAGCGGAGGTTTTAAAGTCTTTGAATCATCCCGGTATTCCCCAGGTAGAATCCGATAGCTATTTTGTTTATTTTTCTAGAAGCAGTAACGAACCGCTTCATTGCTTGGTAATGGAAAAAATTGAAGGTTTGGATTTGTGGGAATATATCAGACAACGACAACAACGCCCTATAGATGAAAAATTAGCAATTCAATGGTTAGGAGAAGTTGTTAAGATTCTGCAACAAGTTCACAGTCAAAACTTCTTCCATCGCGATATCAAACCATCAAATATTATGTTAAGACCAAACGGTCGTTTAGCTTTGATTGATTTTGGTAGCGCGCGTCAAGTAACAGAAACTTATATCGCCAAGCAGGTTCAAGGACAAGTTACGGGAATCATGACTGCTGGTTATTCTCCTTCGGAACAAATGCACGGACAAGCTATTCAACAATCGGATTTTTTCGCTTTAGGACGTACTTTTGTTTTCTTACTTACTGGAAGAGAACCGGGTGATTTTTATAATGCTCAAACCGGGGAATTAAAATGGCGAGAAGCGACTTTAGGGGTTAAACCAGAATTTGCATCTTTACTCGACCAAATGATGGAACATATACCATCATCACGACCTGAAAATACTCAAGTTATATTACAAAAGCTGGCAGAAACTAATAGTCATAAACCAGCAAGTAAACCGGCTAATCAATCACAAGGAAATATACCTCCGACGATTCTCCCTGATGATTATGCTGCTAAAGAAAAAAATAATTATGTAAGTCTTATCAGAAGGTTTTTTGCTTATCAAATTGATTTTATCTTTTTATCATTAATTGGTATATTCACAGGCGGTTTTTTGAGTTCCTCCCTCGGTTTTGATAATGAATTTACCTCAGAGAGTATGGCAGGGGGATTATTTGGAGCTTCGGGGTGGTTTTTGGGTAGTTTAATTTTGTCAGCCCCTGATATTTCTGCGATCGCGCAATTTTCTTTAGTTCTAAATTTGATTTTGAATTGGATTTATTTTACTGGTTTAGAAAGTTCTAAATTAAAAGGCACTTTAGGAAAATTACTTTTAGGCATTAAAGTTGTCGATTTAAGCAATGAAAAAATTTCTTTCATGCAAGCTAATATTAGGTATTGGAGCAAATTGATTTCAATTATAATGTTAATGATAGGATTTATAATGACGATGTTTACTTCAAAAAAACAAGGTTTACATGACATGTTAGCTAAAACTATAGTTGTCCGTAAATAA